From a single Aminobacterium mobile DSM 12262 genomic region:
- a CDS encoding ABC transporter permease, which produces MLSLYETIKISFRSLRANKTRSALTMLGIVIGVMAVIIMFAIGSGANREIADRFSSLGSNMIIVRPSTDRSVGGVRSYSAYTLTVEDAEAIREECSAVAYSAPTYGGTLQAVYGNENYPGQVTGTTADYLFVRDLSLVSGRTFVEQDIRSATKVCIIGETIVENLFGSEDPLGKVIRLKGVPVMVIGVLAKIGESPMGRDEDDIILVPITTVQRRMISPPKMGMTSSISVKALSEYHLDRAQEQIESLLAQRHRIKPGEGSDFTVRNLAQMVENAKSATRVMSLLLTAVAGVSLVVGGIGIMNIMLVSVTERTREIGIRMAIGAKKADIRLQFLMEALILSLLGGVVGIVLGVAGAEFFSRVLGWTTDISVLSIILSFGFSGCVGIFFGFYPAYKASLLNPIDALRYE; this is translated from the coding sequence ATGTTAAGTCTGTATGAGACTATAAAAATATCTTTTCGATCTCTTCGTGCCAATAAAACGAGATCGGCATTGACCATGTTGGGAATCGTTATTGGGGTTATGGCGGTTATTATTATGTTTGCTATAGGATCTGGCGCTAACCGCGAGATAGCTGACAGATTTTCTAGCCTTGGCAGTAACATGATTATAGTGCGACCCAGTACAGATAGGTCAGTAGGTGGAGTGCGAAGTTATTCGGCATATACACTGACAGTGGAAGATGCGGAGGCTATCCGCGAAGAATGTAGCGCAGTTGCCTATTCTGCACCTACTTACGGGGGCACGCTTCAGGCTGTTTATGGTAACGAAAACTATCCTGGGCAGGTTACGGGAACTACGGCCGATTACCTTTTTGTGCGGGATCTTTCTTTGGTTTCAGGCAGGACCTTTGTGGAACAGGATATTCGAAGTGCTACGAAGGTGTGTATTATCGGAGAAACAATTGTCGAAAATTTGTTTGGCAGCGAAGATCCTTTGGGGAAGGTAATACGTTTAAAAGGTGTACCTGTAATGGTAATTGGTGTTTTGGCGAAGATTGGGGAAAGTCCTATGGGGCGTGACGAAGACGATATTATATTGGTTCCTATTACAACAGTTCAAAGAAGAATGATCAGTCCCCCTAAGATGGGGATGACTTCCTCAATTTCCGTAAAAGCACTTTCGGAATATCATTTAGATAGAGCGCAAGAGCAAATTGAAAGCCTTCTGGCGCAGCGTCATCGCATTAAACCGGGAGAAGGCAGCGATTTTACGGTTCGGAATTTAGCGCAAATGGTGGAAAACGCTAAGAGTGCTACTCGAGTAATGAGTCTGCTTCTTACAGCTGTAGCGGGAGTTTCTCTCGTAGTAGGTGGTATTGGCATTATGAATATTATGCTCGTATCAGTGACGGAACGAACGCGGGAGATCGGTATCCGGATGGCTATAGGAGCTAAAAAGGCGGATATTAGACTTCAATTTCTTATGGAAGCTCTTATCCTCTCTCTTTTGGGAGGCGTTGTTGGTATTGTTCTGGGAGTTGCGGGGGCTGAGTTTTTTTCGAGAGTCTTGGGATGGACTACTGATATTTCAGTGCTTTCTATAATTCTTTCTTTTGGGTTCTCTGGATGTGTGGGTATTTTTTTTGGTTTTTATCCAGCCTACAAAGCCTCTTTGCTCAATCCTATAGATGCTCTGAGATATGAATAA
- a CDS encoding efflux RND transporter periplasmic adaptor subunit, translating into MKKFAAFFVVMALIGSYFFFRRGTSPIFTVETVPIVRGEIVKTVSATGRVEAVNTVNVGTQVTGTIKAIYVDFNSSVKKGQLIAEIDPSLLQANVESAEADVLAAQANVLKAETSVKDTKKSRDRKKELFSRNLIAESELDEAQTEYDTAIAQLKAAQANVEQTKASLKHKKISLGYAKIASPINGVVIDRAVEVGQTVNATQSAPTLFTIAEDLTQMKVEADIDEADIGLIQAGQGVQFTVDAYADVTFHGFVEEIRLAPNTEGNIVTYTVIIKVQNPELKLMPGMTANVIIETIKKSGVLKISNAALRFKPNSELGVFNGEVHNTSAPSSPHSYTKNLWLYDGKALQPVPITIGISDGMDTEISGEVKEGMKIVTGVVFGKETTTGRGSPFVPGPRR; encoded by the coding sequence ATGAAAAAGTTCGCGGCCTTTTTTGTGGTGATGGCTCTTATCGGTAGTTATTTTTTCTTTCGCAGAGGTACGTCCCCAATTTTTACTGTAGAGACTGTACCTATAGTGAGAGGCGAAATTGTGAAGACTGTTTCTGCTACTGGCAGAGTGGAGGCTGTTAATACGGTGAATGTAGGAACGCAGGTGACGGGCACTATTAAGGCTATCTACGTGGATTTTAACTCTTCAGTGAAAAAAGGTCAGCTTATCGCTGAAATTGATCCGTCTTTGTTACAGGCTAATGTTGAGTCAGCAGAGGCTGACGTTTTAGCGGCTCAGGCCAATGTCTTGAAAGCAGAAACTTCAGTGAAAGATACGAAAAAGAGTAGGGATAGGAAAAAAGAACTTTTTTCCCGAAATCTTATTGCGGAGAGCGAACTCGATGAAGCACAGACAGAATATGATACAGCAATAGCTCAACTAAAAGCGGCGCAAGCTAATGTAGAGCAAACTAAAGCGAGCTTAAAACACAAAAAAATTAGCTTGGGATACGCGAAAATAGCGTCTCCTATTAACGGAGTGGTTATAGACAGAGCAGTGGAAGTGGGGCAGACAGTGAATGCCACCCAATCTGCTCCAACTCTTTTTACTATAGCGGAAGACCTGACACAGATGAAGGTAGAAGCAGATATAGACGAAGCAGACATTGGCTTAATTCAGGCAGGACAAGGCGTGCAGTTTACGGTGGATGCTTATGCTGATGTAACGTTCCACGGTTTCGTGGAGGAAATTCGTTTAGCTCCTAACACCGAAGGAAATATCGTAACATATACGGTCATTATTAAAGTGCAGAATCCAGAACTCAAACTTATGCCTGGCATGACAGCTAACGTGATAATAGAGACAATTAAGAAGTCTGGTGTATTGAAGATCTCTAACGCTGCCCTCCGCTTTAAACCAAATTCAGAATTGGGAGTTTTTAACGGAGAGGTACACAATACATCTGCACCCTCTTCTCCTCATTCTTACACTAAAAACCTTTGGCTCTATGATGGGAAAGCTTTACAGCCAGTTCCTATAACTATAGGGATCTCAGACGGTATGGATACCGAGATTTCAGGAGAAGTAAAGGAAGGTATGAAAATTGTTACGGGAGTTGTATTCGGCAAGGAGACTACGACTGGAAGGGGGTCTCCCTTTGTGCCTGGTCCGCGTCGATAA
- a CDS encoding ABC transporter ATP-binding protein, which translates to MCLVRVDNIHKSYVMGEVEVWALRGVTFSVRKGEFLSIMGASGSGKSTLMNILGCLDIPTEGHYFLNGTDVSSLDKDQLAEIRKNTIGFVFQGFNLLPRMTALENVELPMLYRGIPAKARHKQALHALQIVGLEERAGHQPQQLSGGQQQRVAIARALVNDAPLILADEPTGNLDSRTGEDVMDLFVRLNKETGKTIIQVTHELDMARFGTRIITFKDGIMIRDEEVRIAC; encoded by the coding sequence TTGTGCCTGGTCCGCGTCGATAATATTCATAAATCTTATGTCATGGGAGAAGTGGAAGTCTGGGCTTTGAGAGGCGTGACTTTTTCTGTAAGAAAAGGAGAGTTTCTTTCGATTATGGGAGCTTCGGGGTCGGGGAAATCCACTTTAATGAATATTTTAGGATGTCTCGATATCCCAACGGAAGGACATTATTTTCTTAATGGTACTGACGTAAGCTCTTTAGATAAAGATCAATTGGCTGAAATTCGTAAAAACACGATTGGTTTTGTTTTTCAGGGATTTAACCTTCTGCCTCGAATGACTGCGCTTGAGAATGTAGAGCTTCCTATGCTATACAGAGGCATACCAGCGAAGGCTCGGCACAAACAGGCTCTCCATGCCCTCCAAATTGTAGGGTTAGAAGAAAGGGCCGGTCATCAACCTCAACAGCTTTCTGGCGGCCAGCAGCAACGAGTCGCCATTGCGAGAGCATTAGTTAATGATGCCCCTCTTATTCTTGCTGACGAACCCACGGGCAATCTTGATAGTAGAACAGGCGAAGATGTTATGGATCTTTTCGTCCGGTTGAATAAAGAGACGGGCAAAACGATTATTCAGGTAACTCACGAATTGGATATGGCTCGTTTCGGGACGCGGATTATAACTTTTAAAGATGGGATTATGATAAGAGACGAAGAAGTGAGGATTGCATGTTAA